One Caretta caretta isolate rCarCar2 chromosome 6, rCarCar1.hap1, whole genome shotgun sequence genomic region harbors:
- the LOC125638536 gene encoding uncharacterized protein LOC125638536, protein MTQDMGLEDKLPDLGGRRELDQKDNDSGSSWASSISELVLSSSGEELLQHRSQPASHRVEVESDDEASEPEMALSLSPVPLKPKRGRPPKNKSVQQPSQGKVQPPAGTPKSHARKPETKAPEPSSPRSKKICENDSSLEKRRRGRPPKAHRVPVAPSAESPRGRGRPPKAQCSPVASSAESPRKQGWPPKPWCSPVAPRAESPRKRGRPPKAQCSSVIPNTESPRKRGRPPKAQCSPVAPSAESPRKRGRPPKAQCSPVAPSAESPRKRGRPPKAQCSPVIPSTELPRKRGRPPKIKSLEQLPSGTLKSHIRKLETKAPELFSPGSETDSSDSNSRLEKRKQGRPPKVHGALVIPHTDLPHEWHQPSKKKSPEINKGDVQPPPGVPTSHVMKLETKMPELSSPRSRTSELPGEAEAQPSPSTPKPHAQKPGSSAPEPVSSRSKTVSSEQPLEKRRRGRPPKVPWAPAAPSAESPSKRKRGRPSKSPALPRVEVAVLCSGSASDRDTSAENEPPLPGRKRRRRWRKEEPVLAGSESSLDSEDGMAPLWQKEKPDLGGETSALLPPQNTTPEVEPDGNSLGESSAPEHPPARSTRSTAAVSSSKMGPISGSLRM, encoded by the coding sequence ATGACCCAGGACATGGGGCTTGAGGACAAACTGCCCGACTTGGGTGGCAGGAGGGAGTTGGACCAGAAAGACAACGACAGCGGCAGCAGCTGGGCCAGCAGCATCTCGGAGCTGGTGCTGTCCTCCAGCGGCgaggagctgctgcagcaccgaagccagcctgccagccacagggTCGAGGTGGAGAGTGATGATGAAGCTTCTGAGCCAGAGATGGCCCTCAGCCTTTCCCCAGTGCCCCTCAAGCCTAAACGGGGCCGGCCCCCCAAGAACAAGTCTGTGCAGCAGCCAAGCCAGGGGAAGGTGCAGCCCCCAGCTGGCACCCCCAAGTCCCATGCCAGGAAGCCAGAGACCAAGGCGCCTGAGCCCTCTTCACCCAGGAGCAagaagatctgtgagaatgactCTTCCCTTGAGAAGCGCAGGCGGGGCCGGCCTCCCAAGGCGCACCGTGTCCCAGTCGCCCCCAGTGCTGAGTCTCCACGTGGGCGGGGCCGGCCTCCCAAGGCACAGTGTTCCCCAGTCGCTTCCAGTGCTGAGTCACCCCGCAAGCAGGGCTGGCCTCCCAAGCCATGGTGTTCCCCAGTCGCCCCCAGGGCCGAGTCGCCCCGGAAGCGGGGCCGGCCTCCCAAGGCACAGTGTTCCTCAGTCATCCCCAACACTGAGTCACCCCGCAAGCGGGGACGGCCTCCCAAGGCACAGTGTTCCCCAGTCGCCCCCAGTGCTGAGTCACCCCGCAAGCGGGGACGGCCTCCCAAGGCACAGTGTTCCCCAGTCGCCCCCAGTGCTGAGTCACCCCGCAAGCGGGGTCGTCCTCCCAAGGCACAGTGTTCCCCGGTCATCCCCAGCACTGAGTTGCCCCGCAAGCGGGGCCGGCCTCCCAAGATCAAGTCTTTGGAGCAGTTGCCATCCGGCACTCTTAAGTCCCACATCAGGAAGCTGGAGACCAAGGCCCCTGAATTATTCTCACCCGGGAGCGAGACAGACAGCAGTGATAGCAACTCCCGCCTTGAGAAGCGCAAGCAGGGCCGACCTCCCAAGGTGCACGGTGCCCTGGTCATCCCCCATACTGATTTGCCCCATGAGTGGCACCAGCCCTCCAAAAAGAAGTCTCCAGAAATCAACAAGGGGGATGTACAGCCACCACCCGGTGTCCCCACATCCCATGTCATGAAGCTGGAGACCAAGATGCCTGAGCTCTCCTCACCAAGGAGCAGGACCTCAGAACTGCCAGGGGAGGCGGAAGCACAGCCCTCACCCAGCACCCCAAAGCCACATGCCCAGAAGCCAGGATCCAGTGCCCCTGAGCCAGTCTCATCCAGGAGCAAGACAGTAAGCAGTGAGCAGCCTCTGGAGAAGCGCCGACGGGGCCGGCCCCCCAAGGTGCCCTGGGCCCCGGCTGCCCCCAGTGCTGAATCACCCTCCAAGCGCAAGCGGGGCCGGCCTTCCAAGAGCCCAGCCTTGCCCCGCGTGGAGGTGGCAGTCCTGTGCTCCGGGTCAGCCTCAGACCGTGACACCTCTGCTGAGAACGAGCCACCTCTGCCTGGCCGCAAGAGGAGGAGGCGGTGGAGGAAGGAGGAGCCTGTCCTGGCCGGCAGTGAGAGCTCGTTGGATAGTGAGGATGGGATGGCCCCGCTCTGGCAGAAAGAAAAGCCAGACTTGGGCGGTGAGACCTcggccctgctcccaccccagaaCACCACCCCTGAAGTGGAGCCAGATGGCAACTCGTTGGGGGAAAGCAGTGCCCCTGAACaccccccagcccgctccacccGCAGCACAGCAGCAGTTAGCAGCAGCAAAATGGGGCCCATCAGTGGCTCACTCAGAATGtag